From Oryza sativa Japonica Group chromosome 4, ASM3414082v1, one genomic window encodes:
- the LOC4337407 gene encoding uncharacterized protein, protein MSSSRSCSSSFAVVSVLLLMLAVVTASAATTAAEEPAHEEATHNERILLADSDADTDTDAHQLLHNVEEELAAATTIAAGQAAAAGVRVASAAEDQKKDGGGDAGAAAMPVALERQEAKTKTAGRLIATQGDDKSGGGGGNEHGKEGGGGGGKEAEKSKSCVTKEECHKKRLMCGKTCTMSAHTKCSAKCSKSCIPTCG, encoded by the coding sequence ATGTCGTCGTCTCgctcctgcagctccagcttcGCGGTAGTGTCAGTGCTCCTCCTCATGCTCGCCGTCGTCACGgccagcgccgccaccacggcggcggaggagcccgcgCACGAGGAGGCGACGCACAACGAGCGGATCCTCCTGGCAGACTCCGACGCCGACACCGACACCGACGCCCACCAGCTGCTGCACAATGTGGAGGAGGAgttggccgccgccaccaccatcgcgGCGGGCCAAGCTGCCGCGGCCGGCGTGagggtggcgtcggcggccgagGATCAGaagaaggacggcggcggcgacgcgggcgccGCGGCGATGCCGGTGGCGCTGGAGCGGCAGGAGGCGAAGACGAAGACGGCGGGCCGCCTCATCGCGACGCAGGGGGACGacaagagcggcggcggcggcggcaacgagcACGgcaaggagggaggcggcggcggcggcaaggaggcGGAGAAGTCGAAGAGCTGCGTGACCAAGGAGGAGTGCCACAAGAAGAGGCTCATGTGCGGCAAGACCTGCACCATGTCGGCGCACACCAAGTGCTCCGCCAAGTGCTCCAAGTCCTGCATCCCCACCTGCGGCTAG